One genomic segment of Ictidomys tridecemlineatus isolate mIctTri1 chromosome Y, mIctTri1.hap1, whole genome shotgun sequence includes these proteins:
- the Gyg2 gene encoding glycogenin-2 isoform X6, with product MSVTTQAFVTLATNDIYCQGALVLGLSLRNHKTSRKLVVLITPQVSSLLRDVLSRVFDEVVEVNLMDSEDYIHLAFLKRPELGVTLTKLHCWTLTRYSKCVFLDADTLVLHNIDELFDREELSAAPDPGWPDCFNSGVFVFQPSLETHQLLLQHATEHGSFDGADQGLLNSFFRDWPTADIHKHLPFIYNLTSNAAYTYSPAFQQQDLSKLMRLASDVRSSCLSLLSHSSSRFGSSAKVVHFLGSTKPWNCTYDPQTGSVSEQGAGSGPRQHVTFLNLWWRLFQEGARPLYPTSHAQERQGPAGLRVCSDGLEVPCADSAPSAAEPCANSAAPSEVPCANSAPGSGHLRSALENTSTTTVADTPTRPEGGEDTGGRPDTLTPAGIPCAPRPPLALPFPDVAETQPSRQAANRVKGGPAEESLDPSQEVPGEPCRDPGAQESLEVHVAASVSKMSIQEKLKEPSPEEERKKWEEGRIDYMGKDAFARIQEKLDRFLH from the exons TGACCACCCAAGCCTTCGTCACGCTGGCCACCAATGATATTTACTGCCAGGGGGCCCTGGTGTTGGGACTGTCCTTGAGGAACCACAAGACGTCGAGGAAGCTGGTGGTGCTGATCACCCCTCAGGTGTCCAGCCTGCTCAG GGACGTCCTCTCACGGGTGTTCGATGAGGTCGTTGAAGTCAATCTGATGGACAGCGAAGACTACATCCACCTGGCCTTCCTGAAGAGACCTGAGCTGGGGGTCACCCTCACCAAGCTCCACTGCTGGACCCTCACTCGCTACAGCAAGTGCGTCTTCTTGGATGCCGACACCCTG GTTCTGCACAACATCGACGAGCTGTTTGACCGGGAAGAACTCTCGGCAGCCCCGGATCCGGGATGGCCCGACTGCTTCAATAGCGGGGTGTTTGTCTTCCAGCCGTCCCTGGAGACCCACCAGCTCCTGCTGCAGCATGCCACGGAGCATGGCAGCTTTGACG GCGCAGATCAAGGCTTGCTGAACAGTTTCTTCAGGGACTGGCCGACAGCGGACATCCACAAGCATTTGCCGTTCATCTACAACCTGACCAGCAACGCAGCCTACACCTACAGTCCAGCCTTCCAACA acaggacctcagtaagttgatgaggctggcctccgacgtgcgatcctcctgcctcagcctcctgagtcactcatCTTCCAG GTTCGGCTCCAGCGCGAAGGTGGTGCACTTTCTGGGGTCCACTAAGCCCTGGAACTGCACATACGACCCGCAGACCGGCTCCGTCTCCGAGCAGGGCGCGGGGTCCGGCCCCCGGCAGCACGTGACCTTCCTGAATCTCTGGTGGAGGCTGTTCCAGGAGGGCGCGCGGCCTCTGTACCCAACCTCCCATGCGCAGGAGAGGCAGGGACCTGCGGGGCTCCGC GTTTGCTCAGATGGTCTCGAGGTGCCGTGTGCAGATTCAGCCCCCAGTGCTGCAGAGCCGTGTGCAAACTCGGCTGCCCCTTCTGAGGTGCCGTGTGCAAATTCTGCACCGGGATCGGGCCACCTGCGGTCTGCTCTGGAGAACACGTCCACCACCACGGTGGCGGACACCCCGACTCGCCCTGAAGGAGGGGAAGAT ACGGGAGGCCGCCCTGACACCCTGACTCCGGCCGGCATCCCGTGTGCGCCTCGGCCACCGCTGGCCCTGCCATTTCCAGACGTCGCTGAGACCCAACCCAGCCGG CAGGCAGCGAATCGAGTCAAAGGTGGCCCCGCTGAGGAATCCTTGGATCCGAGTCAGGAGGTCCCTGGGGAGCCCTGCAGAGACCCCGGTGCTCAGGAATCTCTGGAG GTCCACGTGGCCGCCTCGGTCTCCAAGATGTCCATCCAGGAGAAACTCAAGGAGCCCAGCCccgaggaggagaggaagaagtggGAGGAAGGTCGCATCGACTACATGGGGAAGGACGCCTTCGCGCGCATTCAGGAGAAGCTGGACCGCTTCCTGCACTGA